CGAAGCTTCTTTCTCAGTTGCTTCTTTCATCCAGCCGGTGGCTTTTTTCAGCACATTCATATCGTCGCATTCTTCATACAATGTCCAGCTTACAAAGTTAGCAGCCGAAGGATTTTCGCCGGGCTTTGCATATTCCTCAAATGTGGCGGCATACTTTTCCCAGTTTTTGGTGGCCTGATAATACGTGGTTTTAAACGAGAACACGATGTCCTTATCGCCAGGATACAACTCGTTTACCTGCGTCATAATTTTAGTAAAGGCGGCATCGTCTTTGGCTTCACCGGCTGCTTTTACCCGGCTGAGCAGAACCTGCTGCACTTTATTGTCCACATTATATTTACCATACAAACGTGCATACGCTGCGCGGTTGGCCAGCAAATAATCAGCATGCTTCTCGCTGAGCGGGAAACGCCACATTACACTCCAGGCCACTTCCGAAAGCAGGTTTGTCTGGCTGTCGAGAAATTTGGCAATTTCTTCTTCCTGTGCGGGCTTTCGTTCTTTCGACGGGCCAAACGCATTTTTGTAAAACTCAGGGTAGCCTGGATCAAGCGCTGCACTGAGGCCGGGGCGTTTTTCCTGTTTGGCCGGGCTCATGGCGTTTTGAAGTTCGGTCACAAAATCGGCTGGTTCGCGGAAGCCTACAATGGTGTACACCAGTTCACCTTCGGGCGAAAACACAATGTAAGTAGGAAAGCTGGCAATATGATATTTC
The nucleotide sequence above comes from Bacteroidota bacterium. Encoded proteins:
- a CDS encoding DUF255 domain-containing protein, which codes for MKKQFFLFLLLCSTAAYASGGINFSTGSWTEIRAKAKAEGKYIFLDGFTDWCYWCKVMDKQTFPDKAVTELLNTRFISVQRDMEREEGKLLSMKYHIASFPTYIVFSPEGELVYTIVGFREPADFVTELQNAMSPAKQEKRPGLSAALDPGYPEFYKNAFGPSKERKPAQEEEIAKFLDSQTNLLSEVAWSVMWRFPLSEKHADYLLANRAAYARLYGKYNVDNKVQQVLLSRVKAAGEAKDDAAFTKIMTQVNELYPGDKDIVFSFKTTYYQATKNWEKYAATFEEYAKPGENPSAANFVSWTLYEECDDMNVLKKATGWMKEATEKEASYALVDTYAALLYKTGNYNEAEKQAKRAIELGEKEGEKTDATKELLEKIKAAKKGKK